A region of the Myxococcus stipitatus DSM 14675 genome:
GCGGTGGACCTGGTGGACGTTGTTGTCCCACTCATCCTGGGGAAGAAAGCCATTGGGCGTGAAGATGACCACGCGCTTGCGCGCGAGGGATTCCATCATCTCCAGCAACTGGTAGCCCTGGGGCTTCTCGAAGTGCTCGATGACGTCCAGCGCGACGACGGCGTCGAAGCTCTTGGGGGCGAAGTGCTTGCCCGCCTCGAGCAGGTCCATGCAGTGGTACTCCTGATGGATGCCCGCGGCGCGGCTGCGCTCGATGCTCACCGAATACCCATCCACGCCCACCGAGCGGGAGAAGTGCTGGGAGATGTGGCGAAGGGGCGAGCCCGACCCACAGCCGATGTCGAGCACGCTGTCGCAGGAGCCGACCAGGGCTTCTCGCAAGGTGCGGTGGAAGACTTCGTGCTCGTCGACGAGCACCTCGCGCTTGAGGAACTGGAGGAGGGTCTGGCTCGGTGACATGGCCGACGGACCGTAGCCTCGCGGCTCCGTGAGGAGCAACCTTCGTGGTGAAGGGGCGAGCGAACAGCCGAGCCCTGGCGGCTGGTGGGACGCGGTGCGCTGCTCTCGTTGCTTGTGAGGCCGGGGTGGGCCTCGTACCATCCGGCCACCTTTCGCGCGCTGGAGCGCGAGCGGAGGCCGGGAGCGGGCCTCACTCTTGCGATGAACGCGACCGCGGCACCCGAGGTGGACACCGGTGAGGTGAGGGCCCGTGCCCTGAAGGGCATGATCGTGCTGGTGGCGCGCACGCTGGCCTCGCAAGGGCTGCGCGTCGTGAGCGCCCTGGTGCTCTCCCGTCTGTTGTTCCCGTCCGACTATGGCCTGTTTGGAATTGTCTCGTACGCGGCCTCCCTGGGCGTGTTCCTGGGCGACCTGGGCCTGAGCGCGGCGCTGGTGCGCCAGCCGCACGAGCCCACGCAGGACGAGACCTTCACCATCTTCTGGTGCCACCAGGCGCTCACGGCCGTCATCGTCGCGGCGGTGTGTGCGTTGGCTCCGCGGCTCACGGAAGGGTACGCGCTGGGTCCTGGCGCGGTGCCCATGGTGTGTGCGCTGGCGCTGGGGCTGTTCCTGTCCTCGTTGCGAGTGATTCCGCTGATGGCGCTGGAGCGGAAGCTGGCCTTCCCGGCGATCGCCCGCGCGGAGCTGGTGGAGAACCTGGCGCAGGTGGCCTGCACGCTGGCGTTCGCCTGGGCGGGGATGGGCGCGTGGGCGCTGGCCCTGGGCGCGCTGGTCCGAGGCGTCGTGGGCCTCGTGTGCATCTGGTGGGCGTCGCCCTGGCGTCCGCGCGGGGTGTTCCGGCTGGAGGTGTTGCGGCGCCTGCTGGGCTTCGGGTTGGCGTTCCAGCTCCCGCCGCTGGTGGCGGCGCTGGTGGCGGGGTGGGTGCCGCTGGTGGTGGGGCACGTGCTGGGCAAGGAGAGCGTGGGCCTGGTGAACTGGG
Encoded here:
- a CDS encoding oligosaccharide flippase family protein codes for the protein MNATAAPEVDTGEVRARALKGMIVLVARTLASQGLRVVSALVLSRLLFPSDYGLFGIVSYAASLGVFLGDLGLSAALVRQPHEPTQDETFTIFWCHQALTAVIVAAVCALAPRLTEGYALGPGAVPMVCALALGLFLSSLRVIPLMALERKLAFPAIARAELVENLAQVACTLAFAWAGMGAWALALGALVRGVVGLVCIWWASPWRPRGVFRLEVLRRLLGFGLAFQLPPLVAALVAGWVPLVVGHVLGKESVGLVNWAWALASTPMMLSAVLNRVAFPAYCRLQDDPAGFAEYLATSLRRLSTVLLLALPVAVMGMPVVVPLFFGDRWSAAVPLVQWFSLECLLVTLTGLLATAQNAGGRPWERLVVVVGVGVAKWGLGTWAIHRFGLAGIGPMGVTVSLAEVWVTAWLVSRLNPALRGLVFQVVEPVVFVGLLLAGTFVAVEAWVMEGALVRWVAGVGVFTLLLLVRERVPGTLSLLGVLRDILAFVRSRRAATTGM
- a CDS encoding class I SAM-dependent methyltransferase, whose amino-acid sequence is MSPSQTLLQFLKREVLVDEHEVFHRTLREALVGSCDSVLDIGCGSGSPLRHISQHFSRSVGVDGYSVSIERSRAAGIHQEYHCMDLLEAGKHFAPKSFDAVVALDVIEHFEKPQGYQLLEMMESLARKRVVIFTPNGFLPQDEWDNNVHQVHRSGWEVYDFELRGYRVKGMSGWKPLRGDFAHPRIKPARLGSRLSILTEPFATRFPQHAFQLLAVRDMEAS